In a single window of the Terriglobus roseus genome:
- a CDS encoding alkaline phosphatase family protein, with product MLLRRFAAAAVSATLILSTVTPARAAAYDGSPKLVIELVFDQFRGDYLDRFRADFKARNGWNLFLKQGAHYTDCYYDYANLVTGPGHSTIGTGAYTDGHGVPVNDWYEKAPDGKLRYVQSIDDDRYTIVGQPAGAKVSPGASPHYEVASTLGDELVLATSGKARVFGVSLKDRAAILTSGHATKGAFWTDHESGRWITSTYWQKQLPSWVEAFNSGDAVARARATSKIPDGSFYEKVGATQAGVAYQLDFAKALIQNEHLGHNEAGVTDLITISVSSTDIMGHRVGPDDAQQRALIDASDVELDRFFTWIDSTIGLKNVMVSMTGDHGVAPSVNAAVAMGMPARGVPTKPMWDYVEKALQAKFKPKGNVKYVLGGESPWMQIDPEPFQAQGISEQQAEDATADAVREYFASLAASTTAQAGAPEGRLPEPLRVQFVYTASQLRNGQVPDTDQGRRELHSYSPAIRWAVHMNFGAYQYYGSETGTTHYSSNSYDRHVPLDFFGAAFQPGTYHNPVEPVDIAATFASLLRVNRPSAAVGHVRLESLKPEVAAIAGTVTRK from the coding sequence ATGCTGCTTCGCCGCTTTGCCGCCGCCGCTGTCTCCGCCACCCTGATCCTCTCAACCGTCACGCCTGCACGCGCAGCAGCCTATGACGGCTCTCCGAAGCTGGTCATCGAGCTGGTGTTCGACCAGTTCCGCGGTGACTACCTGGATCGCTTTCGTGCCGACTTCAAGGCGAGGAACGGCTGGAACCTCTTCCTGAAGCAGGGTGCCCACTACACGGATTGCTACTACGACTACGCCAACCTGGTGACTGGTCCGGGCCACTCCACCATTGGTACAGGTGCTTACACCGACGGCCATGGCGTGCCCGTGAACGATTGGTATGAGAAGGCCCCGGACGGCAAGCTGCGGTATGTGCAGTCCATTGATGACGATCGCTACACCATCGTCGGTCAGCCGGCAGGAGCGAAGGTCTCGCCAGGAGCTTCGCCGCATTATGAGGTCGCCTCCACACTTGGCGATGAGCTCGTCCTCGCGACAAGCGGCAAGGCTCGTGTCTTCGGCGTTTCCCTGAAAGATCGGGCTGCCATCCTGACCAGCGGCCACGCAACGAAGGGTGCGTTCTGGACGGACCATGAGAGCGGTCGCTGGATCACGTCGACCTACTGGCAGAAGCAGCTTCCGTCGTGGGTGGAAGCCTTCAACAGCGGCGATGCCGTTGCCAGAGCTCGCGCCACCTCAAAGATCCCGGATGGCAGCTTCTACGAAAAGGTGGGCGCAACGCAGGCCGGCGTCGCCTACCAGCTCGACTTTGCGAAAGCGCTGATCCAGAACGAACACCTCGGTCACAACGAGGCTGGTGTGACCGACCTCATCACGATTTCCGTCTCTTCCACAGACATCATGGGACACCGCGTCGGGCCCGACGATGCCCAGCAGCGCGCACTGATCGACGCGTCCGATGTTGAGCTGGATCGCTTTTTCACGTGGATCGACAGCACCATCGGTTTGAAGAATGTGATGGTTTCCATGACGGGGGATCATGGCGTCGCGCCCAGCGTCAATGCGGCTGTGGCTATGGGCATGCCGGCACGGGGCGTTCCAACCAAGCCCATGTGGGACTACGTCGAGAAGGCCCTGCAGGCGAAGTTCAAGCCAAAGGGCAACGTGAAGTACGTGCTTGGCGGCGAATCGCCATGGATGCAGATTGATCCGGAGCCGTTCCAGGCGCAGGGCATCTCGGAGCAGCAGGCGGAAGATGCTACGGCAGACGCCGTTCGCGAATACTTTGCCAGCCTGGCGGCTTCCACCACGGCACAGGCCGGGGCGCCGGAAGGTCGCCTACCGGAGCCATTGCGTGTGCAGTTTGTTTACACCGCAAGCCAGCTCCGCAACGGACAGGTACCCGACACCGACCAGGGTCGCCGCGAGCTGCATAGCTACTCCCCTGCAATCCGCTGGGCGGTGCACATGAACTTTGGTGCGTACCAGTACTACGGCTCCGAGACGGGGACGACACACTACTCTTCGAATTCCTACGACCGGCATGTGCCGCTCGATTTCTTTGGCGCGGCCTTCCAGCCCGGCACCTATCACAACCCGGTAGAGCCAGTGGACATTGCGGCGACCTTCGCGTCCCTTTTGCGGGTGAACCGTCCGTCTGCGGCAGTGGGTCATGTGCGCCTGGAATCGCTGAAGCCGGAAGTGGCGGCGATCGCTGGAACGGTGACGCGTAAGTGA
- the serS gene encoding serine--tRNA ligase: MLDLAYVRGNLPEVEAALRRRNADPAALLGNFADIDAARREAITSLETVKARRNRLSEEIGKLKRTGGDAEALTEEVRTLREQTEALEESAAAHDLKLRTILEAIPNLPDASVPEGRDEHGNSTEKVWGEIPHFDFKAKPHWELGEALGILDFNRAAKISGSRFVVQVGAGARLERALANFMIDLHTGQHGYTEVLPPYMVNSKSLFGTGQLPKFAEDLFHCDDKGAYVPGELQENDHWLIPTAEVPVTNLFRDETIECDPTISLCAYTPCFRSEAGSYGRDVRGMIRQHQFQKVELVKFTAPDKSAEEHEKLTRHAETVLETLGLPYRRMLLCTGDMGFASQKTYDLEVWLPGQELYREISSCSNFGSFQARRANIRFKPAGAKKAEFVHTLNGSGLAVGRTYLAILENYQQADGSIRVPDALVPYMGGQTTIGQQTSLATGQGSQAAGKAGL; encoded by the coding sequence ATGCTCGATCTCGCATACGTCCGGGGTAATCTCCCGGAGGTGGAAGCCGCACTTCGCCGGCGTAACGCCGACCCCGCCGCCCTGCTGGGCAACTTCGCCGACATTGATGCGGCCCGCCGTGAGGCGATCACCAGTCTTGAGACGGTCAAGGCGCGGCGCAATCGCCTTTCAGAAGAGATTGGCAAGCTGAAGCGCACAGGCGGCGATGCCGAAGCGCTGACTGAGGAAGTCCGCACGCTGCGCGAGCAGACGGAGGCCTTGGAAGAGAGTGCCGCCGCGCACGATCTGAAGCTGCGCACAATCCTTGAGGCGATTCCGAATCTGCCGGATGCCAGCGTGCCCGAGGGCCGCGATGAGCATGGCAACTCGACCGAAAAGGTTTGGGGCGAGATCCCGCACTTCGACTTCAAAGCGAAGCCGCACTGGGAGCTGGGCGAAGCCCTCGGGATTCTCGACTTCAATCGCGCGGCGAAGATCAGCGGATCGCGCTTTGTCGTTCAGGTTGGCGCGGGTGCACGGCTGGAGCGGGCCCTGGCGAATTTCATGATCGACCTGCACACCGGCCAGCATGGCTACACCGAGGTGCTGCCGCCCTACATGGTCAATTCGAAGTCGCTGTTCGGTACCGGGCAATTGCCGAAGTTTGCGGAAGATCTGTTTCACTGCGACGACAAAGGCGCATATGTGCCGGGAGAATTGCAGGAGAACGATCACTGGCTGATCCCCACTGCGGAAGTTCCCGTGACCAACCTGTTCCGCGACGAGACGATCGAATGCGATCCGACGATCAGCCTGTGCGCCTATACTCCCTGCTTCCGCAGCGAGGCCGGCAGCTACGGTCGGGACGTGCGTGGCATGATTCGCCAGCACCAGTTCCAGAAGGTGGAGCTTGTAAAGTTCACAGCGCCGGACAAGAGCGCAGAGGAGCATGAAAAGCTCACACGCCATGCCGAAACGGTTCTTGAGACCCTTGGTCTGCCTTACCGCCGTATGCTCCTGTGCACGGGGGACATGGGCTTCGCGTCGCAGAAGACGTATGACCTCGAAGTGTGGCTGCCGGGCCAGGAACTCTACCGTGAGATCAGCTCGTGCTCCAATTTCGGCAGCTTCCAGGCACGGCGAGCGAACATCCGCTTCAAGCCCGCGGGCGCCAAGAAGGCAGAGTTTGTGCACACATTGAATGGATCCGGACTGGCCGTGGGCCGGACCTATCTCGCTATCCTTGAAAACTATCAGCAGGCCGACGGGTCCATCCGTGTGCCGGATGCACTGGTACCGTACATGGGCGGCCAGACCACGATCGGCCAGCAAACCTCGCTCGCTACGGGCCAGGGTTCGCAGGCCGCGGGCAAGGCAGGACTTTAA
- a CDS encoding LolA family protein, which produces MNRFAHIMIAAFVLTTATASAHAATDPALDKVLRQLDASSAKFQSAEADLQWDNYEKIVKETTSQYGRTYFQRKNNTIDVGITLAQKQGGAPTKYIHFSDGKGDMYDAVAKKVTGFSAGENRSRVESFLALGFGGSGKDIEKSYNVTLQGMEPVDGVSTAKLDLVPKDPETAQTFNHITMWIDASRDIPLKQVTYTPEGDTRTAFYRNVRYNTPVDTKKYASPKH; this is translated from the coding sequence ATGAATCGATTTGCACACATCATGATCGCCGCTTTTGTCTTGACGACGGCTACCGCATCCGCGCACGCTGCCACGGATCCTGCGCTGGACAAGGTCCTGCGTCAGCTTGACGCATCGTCCGCGAAGTTCCAGTCGGCGGAAGCCGATCTGCAGTGGGATAACTACGAGAAGATCGTGAAGGAGACGACCTCGCAGTACGGCAGGACTTACTTCCAGCGCAAGAACAACACGATCGATGTCGGCATTACGCTGGCGCAGAAGCAGGGCGGGGCACCGACCAAGTACATCCACTTTTCGGATGGCAAGGGCGACATGTACGACGCCGTCGCGAAGAAAGTAACCGGGTTCAGCGCGGGCGAGAACCGGTCGCGGGTTGAGAGCTTTCTGGCTCTTGGATTCGGCGGCAGCGGCAAGGATATTGAGAAGTCGTATAACGTCACGCTGCAGGGCATGGAGCCAGTAGATGGTGTCTCGACGGCCAAACTCGACTTGGTACCGAAGGATCCGGAGACCGCCCAGACGTTCAACCACATCACCATGTGGATCGACGCGTCGCGCGACATCCCATTGAAGCAGGTCACGTATACCCCCGAAGGCGACACGCGTACGGCGTTCTATCGCAACGTCCGTTACAACACGCCAGTGGATACCAAGAAATACGCCTCACCAAAGCATTAG
- a CDS encoding Asd/ArgC dimerization domain-containing protein produces the protein MNKIQYRIAVVGASSLLGKEIGDEIAESPLAAANTILLDTEEAGGTLEAIGDEAAFLQTLEPASLENLDVAIFADTKMLREFGQTARAMGAAVVDVTGSGFDTTAPVRSPLVGDSKPLDLEANSVRVAHPVATMLALVLGLAAKAGALRNAAATVLQPASENGRAALDELQQQSINLLSFQAVPTEEFDAQVAFNLLPTLGEAARNPIAASEDRILRDLQALSADLPVPVLQLIQAPVFHGFGVSLFLEFDQPLAPGVLLAAMASEYIDITGEEPPSNISSAGQGRVLLQLKPTADNTRYALWMTADNLKLTARTAVACALELTRLKPLGTVQ, from the coding sequence ATGAACAAGATTCAATACCGCATCGCCGTGGTCGGCGCATCTTCCCTGCTGGGCAAGGAAATTGGCGATGAAATCGCCGAGAGTCCGCTTGCTGCAGCCAACACCATCCTTCTGGACACAGAAGAAGCGGGTGGAACCCTGGAAGCCATCGGCGACGAAGCCGCGTTCCTGCAGACGCTGGAACCTGCCTCCCTTGAAAACCTTGACGTAGCCATCTTCGCGGACACCAAGATGCTTCGCGAATTTGGCCAGACCGCGCGTGCGATGGGCGCTGCCGTGGTCGATGTGACTGGCTCCGGCTTCGATACAACCGCTCCCGTACGTTCGCCGCTGGTCGGTGATTCCAAACCGCTGGACCTTGAGGCCAACTCCGTGCGCGTTGCGCACCCCGTCGCGACCATGCTGGCACTCGTACTCGGCCTGGCCGCAAAGGCCGGTGCACTCCGGAATGCGGCAGCCACGGTATTGCAGCCTGCCAGTGAAAATGGTCGCGCTGCCCTTGATGAACTGCAGCAGCAAAGCATCAACCTGCTGAGCTTTCAGGCGGTGCCGACTGAAGAGTTTGACGCGCAGGTCGCGTTCAACCTCCTGCCAACACTTGGCGAAGCCGCGCGTAACCCTATTGCCGCCAGCGAAGACCGTATCCTGCGCGATCTGCAGGCGCTTTCCGCCGATCTTCCGGTGCCCGTGCTGCAACTGATCCAGGCACCGGTCTTCCACGGCTTTGGCGTCTCGCTGTTTCTTGAGTTTGATCAGCCGCTCGCACCCGGCGTTCTACTGGCTGCAATGGCCTCTGAGTACATCGACATCACCGGCGAAGAGCCGCCAAGCAACATCAGCAGCGCAGGCCAGGGGCGTGTTCTGCTGCAGCTGAAGCCCACCGCGGACAACACACGGTATGCCCTGTGGATGACCGCCGACAATCTCAAGCTGACCGCACGCACCGCAGTCGCCTGCGCGCTGGAACTGACTCGTCTAAAACCGCTGGGAACAGTCCAGTAG
- the pssA gene encoding CDP-diacylglycerol--serine O-phosphatidyltransferase, protein MGNTPVPPRKRPRRGLYVLPSIFTGGNIALGFYAIAQSMQASTADHAPFDRAALAIIFALPFDALDGRIARMTNTESDFGRELDSLADVITFGVAPAILAYTWGFRMLPALANARLHARLIEFGLVAAFLFLICGACRLARFNVTVNPKPSNPGRPGRRYFVGMPIPAAAGVVGSVVHCFNGSPIDNPWIALVWLALLLFTGFLMVSRWRFWSGKEITLVDKQPTRILVVLVLLGVLLAEFSEYLLISMALAYMVSGMGARLMYAAQSRRARRLGMPMPNTSQV, encoded by the coding sequence GTGGGCAATACCCCCGTGCCGCCCCGTAAGCGACCACGCCGTGGGCTCTACGTCCTGCCATCCATCTTTACGGGCGGCAATATTGCGCTGGGCTTTTACGCCATCGCGCAGAGCATGCAGGCTTCCACGGCCGATCATGCTCCGTTTGATCGGGCCGCGCTCGCCATCATCTTCGCGCTGCCCTTTGACGCGCTCGACGGCCGCATCGCACGCATGACCAACACGGAGAGCGACTTCGGACGCGAGCTCGATTCGCTCGCCGACGTCATCACCTTCGGTGTTGCGCCCGCGATCCTCGCTTATACCTGGGGCTTTCGGATGCTGCCGGCGCTGGCGAATGCGCGCCTGCATGCACGCCTGATCGAGTTCGGCCTGGTTGCGGCATTCCTCTTCCTCATCTGCGGCGCATGCCGGCTCGCGCGCTTCAATGTCACGGTGAACCCTAAGCCAAGCAATCCGGGCCGCCCCGGCCGGCGCTACTTTGTCGGTATGCCCATTCCCGCTGCAGCTGGTGTTGTTGGGAGCGTGGTGCACTGCTTCAATGGCTCGCCCATCGACAATCCATGGATCGCCCTGGTTTGGCTTGCATTGCTGCTATTCACCGGCTTTCTGATGGTCAGCCGGTGGCGTTTCTGGAGCGGGAAAGAGATCACGCTGGTCGACAAGCAGCCCACGCGCATCCTCGTCGTTCTTGTCCTGCTCGGAGTTCTGCTGGCAGAGTTTTCGGAGTACCTGCTGATCTCGATGGCCCTTGCCTATATGGTCAGTGGTATGGGCGCACGGCTGATGTACGCTGCACAGTCACGGCGCGCGAGACGCCTTGGCATGCCGATGCCGAACACCAGCCAGGTATAG
- a CDS encoding phosphatidylserine decarboxylase, translated as MVRDGYFYALGLIVVAVLLWQLTGSKGIGVIPLILAVFFLWFFRDPARRIPTGPGEIVSPGDGKVTEAEWIETPDGSRLRISIFLNVFDVHVNRSPIEGTVTSVNHKHGLFLNAMRADSNVLNEQNVVVIEHGDCSVQVKQIAGLLARRIVCTVKPGDRLQRGQRFGLIKFGSRVDVLMPADANLRVRRGDRVRGGSSILAVVPQNSACDDGSSAAVAEA; from the coding sequence ATGGTTCGTGACGGATATTTTTACGCGCTTGGCCTGATCGTAGTTGCTGTTCTGCTGTGGCAACTCACCGGCTCTAAGGGCATCGGCGTGATACCGCTCATCCTGGCGGTCTTCTTTCTATGGTTCTTCCGTGATCCTGCGCGCCGCATCCCTACCGGCCCCGGCGAGATCGTCTCGCCCGGAGACGGAAAGGTCACGGAAGCCGAGTGGATCGAAACGCCCGACGGCAGCCGTCTGCGCATCAGCATCTTCCTGAACGTCTTCGATGTGCACGTGAATCGTTCCCCCATCGAGGGCACGGTAACGTCCGTGAATCACAAGCACGGCCTCTTCCTGAACGCCATGCGTGCAGACAGTAATGTGCTGAATGAGCAGAACGTGGTCGTCATTGAACACGGCGATTGCTCCGTCCAGGTGAAGCAGATCGCCGGCTTGCTGGCACGCCGTATTGTCTGCACCGTCAAGCCGGGCGACCGCCTTCAGCGCGGACAGCGCTTCGGCCTGATCAAGTTCGGATCGCGTGTCGATGTGCTGATGCCCGCGGACGCGAATCTCCGTGTTCGCCGCGGCGACCGCGTGCGTGGCGGCAGCTCCATCCTCGCAGTTGTTCCCCAAAACTCCGCCTGCGACGACGGATCATCGGCCGCTGTTGCCGAGGCATAA
- a CDS encoding GNAT family N-acetyltransferase codes for MIRIRPATAEDIPAVQRITLASPTAPHWTTEQFGESIATSSTATVRRTVLLAELTTLKQQVIGFAVISALVSVYPIDAELESIAVDPDHRGKGAGAALLQAATDWLTSLPTSGELAAVIRLEVRVSNHPAIRLYRSHGFVDVATRTAYYANPREDAICMEREIVAATAPTSRLVIQPKALPRL; via the coding sequence ATGATCCGCATCCGGCCGGCAACCGCCGAGGACATACCCGCTGTCCAGCGAATCACTCTCGCCAGCCCCACCGCGCCGCATTGGACGACCGAGCAGTTCGGCGAGTCAATTGCCACTTCTTCAACCGCTACCGTGCGGCGAACGGTCCTCCTTGCGGAACTCACCACGCTGAAGCAGCAGGTCATCGGCTTTGCAGTCATCTCCGCGCTCGTATCCGTCTACCCAATCGACGCCGAACTGGAGAGCATTGCAGTGGATCCGGACCATCGAGGCAAGGGAGCAGGCGCTGCCCTGCTGCAGGCCGCCACCGATTGGCTGACCTCGCTGCCAACCTCCGGAGAACTGGCCGCAGTCATCCGGCTGGAGGTGCGTGTGTCCAATCATCCGGCGATCCGCCTCTATCGCAGCCACGGTTTTGTCGATGTCGCCACACGCACCGCCTATTACGCAAATCCGCGGGAAGACGCGATTTGCATGGAAAGAGAGATCGTTGCCGCTACCGCACCAACATCTCGCTTGGTAATCCAGCCAAAGGCACTGCCCAGGCTATGA
- the tsaB gene encoding tRNA (adenosine(37)-N6)-threonylcarbamoyltransferase complex dimerization subunit type 1 TsaB: MQTLLLIDTCGAGGGIAVAHVGHSAATVLAERELPGRETQELLMSALADVLALASVKPAAIDAVAVVNGPGSFTGVRIGLAAAKGLAEALDKPLIAISRLAVLAAQAPASGNVRAWLDAGRGDIFRGLYRDGVCTDEAMITGECALEEAEGQAVIVMEERLATLCPRALAVPPVGVRQALPLAAAMLNRGTFADTALLDANYLRIPDAELHRLRAAALSA, from the coding sequence ATGCAGACCCTGCTCCTGATCGATACCTGTGGTGCCGGCGGCGGCATCGCTGTCGCCCATGTCGGTCACAGTGCTGCAACAGTCCTCGCAGAACGCGAGCTGCCCGGCCGCGAGACGCAGGAACTGCTGATGTCCGCGCTGGCCGACGTGCTTGCCCTGGCTTCTGTGAAACCCGCGGCGATCGATGCCGTTGCCGTGGTGAATGGCCCCGGTTCCTTTACCGGTGTCCGTATTGGTCTGGCCGCAGCAAAGGGATTAGCAGAAGCACTCGACAAGCCGCTCATCGCCATCAGCCGTCTTGCTGTTCTGGCAGCGCAAGCCCCCGCAAGCGGCAACGTCCGAGCGTGGCTCGATGCGGGCCGTGGAGACATCTTCCGCGGCCTCTATCGTGATGGCGTGTGTACTGACGAAGCCATGATTACGGGGGAATGCGCACTGGAAGAGGCCGAGGGACAGGCGGTGATTGTCATGGAAGAACGGCTCGCGACACTCTGCCCACGAGCCCTGGCCGTACCACCGGTAGGCGTGCGGCAGGCATTACCACTCGCCGCGGCGATGCTCAACCGGGGCACCTTCGCGGATACAGCACTGCTCGACGCCAACTACCTTCGCATTCCGGACGCGGAACTTCACCGTCTCCGCGCCGCTGCACTGTCGGCATGA
- a CDS encoding PQQ-binding-like beta-propeller repeat protein has translation MQKKVLWSLCVAAGSCACVWAANWPSVGGNPQRDGYVNPETHISAANAKDVKQLYKHKFETKGIATSTIDLERIIGITGFHELLWTGSSAGDVWVTDADLAYDFKHVTLPTKGAVKTSAMCPGGMTAPPLLTGGSTVGRFGGGGFGRGTVAVTYVLDGNGTLIPLRQQDGDPTYVPGQKLVPAGSNVPALNISADGTLFAATINGCGGAGNGLYAANFKAPETENEPNKPFKSPAVWGSVVSFMTNGAGFAGTGSTAIGTKNDFVVGTVPEGKGDVAGAYNDTVLKLDPKTLEVKDYFTPSDKEPAYKPGAAGVTPAVFAEGGKDYVVAGDRNGKIYLLDSTALGGSDHHTPLASTDAIVAADASGSNGIFGTFATFADTEHGNTRWLFAAVRGPIAAKFAGANGALANGGIVAFKIDFSGGRPKLVPAWSSPDMVGASGPIVAGGLVYGLASGWSAKGSKPAVLHLLDAATGKALYSSTPAATYSSQPLAFANGHAYFVTHDNTLYQYGIPEEK, from the coding sequence ATGCAGAAGAAAGTGTTGTGGTCGCTCTGTGTGGCGGCCGGATCCTGCGCCTGTGTCTGGGCTGCCAACTGGCCCAGCGTGGGTGGCAATCCGCAGCGAGACGGCTACGTCAATCCGGAGACACACATCTCCGCGGCCAATGCCAAGGACGTCAAGCAGCTCTACAAACACAAGTTCGAAACGAAGGGCATCGCCACCTCGACCATCGACCTTGAGCGCATCATCGGCATCACCGGTTTCCATGAGCTGTTGTGGACGGGCTCTTCTGCCGGCGATGTCTGGGTGACAGACGCAGACCTGGCCTACGACTTCAAGCATGTAACCCTGCCCACGAAGGGCGCGGTCAAGACCTCGGCCATGTGCCCCGGTGGCATGACGGCGCCGCCGCTTCTAACCGGCGGCAGCACCGTGGGACGTTTCGGTGGTGGTGGCTTTGGCCGCGGCACCGTTGCTGTGACCTATGTGCTGGATGGCAACGGCACGCTGATTCCGCTGCGCCAGCAGGACGGCGACCCGACCTACGTTCCCGGTCAGAAACTGGTACCTGCAGGCAGCAATGTCCCGGCGCTGAATATCTCCGCGGACGGCACGCTCTTCGCCGCGACGATCAACGGCTGTGGCGGCGCGGGCAACGGACTCTACGCTGCGAACTTCAAGGCGCCTGAGACCGAGAACGAGCCGAACAAGCCCTTCAAGTCTCCCGCCGTGTGGGGCAGCGTCGTCAGCTTCATGACGAACGGCGCTGGCTTTGCCGGTACTGGCAGCACGGCGATCGGCACGAAGAACGATTTCGTCGTTGGCACCGTTCCCGAAGGCAAGGGCGATGTCGCCGGCGCCTACAACGACACCGTGCTGAAGCTGGATCCGAAGACGCTGGAAGTGAAGGACTACTTCACACCCAGCGACAAGGAGCCGGCGTACAAGCCGGGCGCTGCTGGCGTTACGCCGGCTGTCTTCGCCGAGGGCGGTAAGGACTACGTGGTTGCGGGCGATCGCAACGGCAAGATCTACCTGCTGGATTCGACAGCACTGGGCGGCAGCGATCACCACACGCCGCTGGCCTCGACCGACGCGATCGTCGCTGCCGATGCTTCGGGCAGCAACGGTATCTTTGGGACTTTTGCGACGTTCGCGGATACCGAGCATGGCAACACGCGCTGGCTGTTCGCGGCCGTACGTGGACCGATTGCCGCGAAGTTTGCGGGAGCGAACGGCGCACTTGCCAACGGTGGCATTGTGGCCTTCAAGATCGACTTCAGCGGTGGACGTCCCAAGCTGGTTCCAGCGTGGAGCTCGCCGGACATGGTGGGCGCTTCCGGTCCGATCGTCGCGGGTGGCCTCGTCTATGGGCTCGCCTCGGGTTGGTCCGCCAAGGGGTCCAAGCCCGCGGTGCTGCACCTGCTGGATGCCGCGACCGGTAAGGCGCTGTACAGCAGCACGCCGGCCGCCACCTACTCCTCGCAGCCGCTTGCCTTTGCCAACGGCCACGCCTACTTCGTCACGCACGACAACACGCTGTATCAGTACGGCATTCCCGAGGAGAAGTAA
- a CDS encoding PQQ-binding-like beta-propeller repeat protein has protein sequence MLKISTRKTLSALASAALCCSMAVAQNGNWLTSGGDVQRSGWNKDEKILNKSNVGSMKLLWKTKTDVYPHGLHTLMDPLVVQNVPTASGPKEMVYILGVGDTLYAFDAKAGTIVWQQKFKYEALPPMRPPEGAPPRPAQVLPTDTRHYNFLNPGGSTDVPVIGEPDAKGVRPIYVLDGGGNLHILSDVTGEDLKPVIKTGATSKFALQLWNNSIIYAGRGGIYSVDLASGKVTPSKGFGGGGGLWGRRGPVITSDGVVWTTTGDGIYNPSKPDNLVLGNSVVGFELKDGAWMVKDWFTPPNWDWLRRRDLDPNNTPTSFMFNGKEYMAASGKECRLYLLDPKNMGGPDHHEPLLKTPLICNEAVDFASAGSWGAVSSYLDAKGTRWVLVPFWGPKHSGIKFPIENTPATKEGGVAAFRLVDKGGKPAYEPVWVSRDMFRGEPPIVANGVVYTWGSGDDTQQVWPDIGLNFDSSNRAALSNHVTVYALDAETGKELWSSKDTITSFNHFTGITVANGKVYMSSYDGNVYCFGL, from the coding sequence ATGCTGAAGATTTCTACACGGAAGACATTGTCTGCACTGGCCAGCGCAGCCCTTTGCTGCAGCATGGCCGTCGCGCAGAACGGTAACTGGCTCACCTCCGGCGGAGACGTACAGCGCAGCGGCTGGAACAAGGACGAGAAGATCCTCAACAAGAGCAACGTTGGCAGCATGAAGCTGCTGTGGAAGACGAAGACGGATGTCTATCCGCACGGCCTGCATACGCTGATGGATCCGCTCGTGGTGCAGAACGTGCCCACGGCCAGCGGCCCCAAGGAGATGGTCTACATCCTTGGCGTAGGGGACACACTCTATGCCTTCGACGCAAAGGCCGGCACCATCGTGTGGCAGCAGAAGTTCAAGTACGAGGCGCTGCCGCCGATGCGTCCGCCAGAGGGTGCACCGCCGCGTCCCGCCCAAGTGCTGCCGACGGACACGCGTCACTACAACTTCCTGAACCCCGGTGGTAGCACGGACGTGCCCGTCATCGGTGAGCCGGATGCCAAGGGTGTGCGCCCCATCTATGTTCTCGATGGCGGCGGTAACCTGCACATCCTGAGTGATGTGACTGGCGAAGACCTGAAGCCGGTGATCAAGACTGGTGCCACGTCGAAGTTCGCTCTGCAGCTCTGGAACAACAGCATCATCTATGCGGGCCGCGGCGGTATCTACTCCGTCGACCTGGCAAGCGGCAAGGTCACGCCTTCGAAGGGCTTTGGTGGCGGCGGTGGTCTGTGGGGTCGCCGTGGACCGGTGATCACGTCGGACGGCGTCGTTTGGACGACGACGGGCGATGGTATCTACAACCCCAGCAAGCCGGACAATCTCGTGCTTGGCAACTCCGTTGTCGGCTTCGAGTTGAAGGACGGCGCGTGGATGGTGAAGGACTGGTTCACGCCGCCCAACTGGGACTGGCTGCGCCGTCGCGATCTGGATCCGAACAACACGCCGACCAGCTTCATGTTCAACGGCAAGGAGTACATGGCCGCCTCAGGCAAGGAGTGCCGCCTGTACCTGCTGGACCCGAAGAACATGGGCGGACCGGATCACCATGAGCCGCTGCTGAAGACGCCGCTGATCTGCAACGAAGCAGTCGACTTCGCCAGCGCGGGTAGCTGGGGTGCTGTGTCGTCGTACCTGGATGCGAAGGGAACGCGCTGGGTGCTGGTGCCCTTCTGGGGACCGAAGCACTCGGGCATCAAATTCCCGATTGAGAACACGCCCGCAACCAAGGAAGGTGGCGTGGCTGCCTTCAGGCTGGTCGACAAGGGTGGCAAGCCCGCGTACGAGCCGGTTTGGGTGTCTCGCGACATGTTCCGCGGCGAGCCGCCGATCGTTGCCAACGGTGTGGTCTACACCTGGGGCAGCGGCGACGACACGCAGCAGGTCTGGCCGGATATTGGTCTGAACTTCGACTCTTCGAACCGTGCTGCGCTGTCGAACCACGTCACCGTATACGCACTGGATGCGGAGACGGGTAAGGAGCTTTGGTCTTCGAAGGACACGATCACCAGCTTTAACCACTTCACTGGCATCACCGTCGCAAATGGCAAGGTTTACATGAGCAGCTACGACGGAAATGTTTATTGCTTTGGGTTGTAA